One window of the Mycobacterium xenopi genome contains the following:
- a CDS encoding RES domain-containing protein, producing the protein MILWRVLPWNPSAPVGGPGHALWVPREYQGSGRHDAPDRYGCLYLAEAAVSAVAEMLAPFRGTGDLHPDLLVRSGRQLALAELELADDAALVDLDEPTVLVNESLHPSVVATNQRSVTQAYAVAQFERHPEAAGLRWWSTLEASWIQITLFDRALGELRVHSVQPLSVDDVTVIAAAMYLGLA; encoded by the coding sequence TTGATCTTGTGGCGCGTCCTGCCGTGGAATCCATCGGCACCCGTCGGAGGGCCCGGCCACGCCCTCTGGGTGCCCAGGGAGTACCAGGGCAGCGGGCGCCATGACGCCCCGGATCGATACGGCTGCCTGTACTTGGCTGAGGCGGCGGTCTCTGCTGTGGCCGAGATGCTCGCGCCTTTCCGTGGCACCGGTGACCTACATCCCGACTTGCTCGTCCGCTCCGGCCGACAACTCGCACTGGCAGAGTTGGAGCTTGCCGACGACGCGGCACTCGTCGACCTCGACGAGCCCACGGTATTGGTCAACGAGTCGCTACACCCTTCCGTTGTGGCGACCAATCAGCGTTCGGTCACACAGGCCTACGCGGTTGCCCAGTTCGAGCGCCACCCGGAGGCTGCCGGGTTGAGGTGGTGGTCGACGTTGGAGGCGAGTTGGATTCAGATCACTCTATTCGACCGCGCCCTAGGCGAATTGCGTGTGCACAGTGTGCAGCCACTGTCCGTTGACGACGTGACGGTGATCGCCGCCGCGATGTACCTCGGCCTCGCTTGA
- a CDS encoding DUF4286 family protein gives MPKGILYVESRPSSPDRDAEYNTWYDNVHVAELMALDGFVSVRRLRPVADDGPYVALYEIEGDDLQAILDNMLAHAGDLHLSDALQLDPPPTMRLLEVTTERGGR, from the coding sequence ATGCCCAAAGGCATTCTGTATGTCGAGAGTCGGCCCAGCTCGCCCGACCGGGACGCCGAATACAACACCTGGTATGACAACGTCCATGTGGCGGAGCTGATGGCGCTCGACGGCTTCGTTTCGGTGCGCCGGCTGCGCCCGGTCGCCGACGACGGGCCCTACGTCGCGCTCTACGAGATCGAAGGCGACGACCTGCAAGCGATTCTGGACAATATGCTGGCCCACGCCGGCGACCTGCACCTGTCCGATGCCCTGCAGTTGGATCCGCCGCCGACGATGCGGCTGCTCGAGGTGACGACCGAGCGTGGCGGTCGTTAA
- a CDS encoding CopG family transcriptional regulator, with translation MRTQITLNDEEVELLDRAVKATGASRSELIRRAIRATYGSRSKEERVAALKRSAGSWRGRDFTGADYVDAVRGDLNERLSRLGSA, from the coding sequence ATGCGCACCCAGATCACGCTTAATGATGAGGAGGTCGAGCTCCTCGATCGCGCTGTCAAGGCAACTGGCGCATCCCGGTCCGAGCTGATCCGTCGGGCGATTCGCGCTACTTACGGAAGCCGAAGCAAGGAAGAGCGGGTGGCGGCCCTGAAGCGAAGCGCCGGCTCCTGGCGGGGACGTGACTTCACCGGTGCTGACTACGTGGACGCTGTTCGCGGTGACCTCAACGAGCGCCTTAGCCGGCTCGGTTCGGCGTGA
- a CDS encoding type II toxin-antitoxin system VapC family toxin, with the protein MKLIDTTIAVDHLRGEPAAAELLAALTATGEELVASELVRFELLAGVRDKELGAFEEFCSALRWAAVTEDVARVGGRLARRYRRSHSGIDAVDYLIAATAIVIDADLLTTNVRHFPMFAELKPPY; encoded by the coding sequence GTGAAGCTGATTGACACCACCATCGCTGTCGACCATTTGCGGGGCGAGCCCGCGGCTGCCGAGCTGCTCGCGGCACTGACCGCCACCGGTGAGGAATTGGTGGCAAGTGAACTGGTCCGGTTCGAGCTCCTGGCGGGCGTACGGGACAAGGAACTCGGCGCGTTTGAGGAGTTCTGCTCCGCCCTGCGTTGGGCCGCCGTGACCGAGGATGTGGCACGCGTCGGTGGACGACTCGCGCGTCGGTACCGAAGAAGCCATAGCGGCATCGACGCTGTCGACTACCTGATCGCCGCGACCGCGATCGTCATCGACGCCGACCTGCTGACGACGAATGTGCGCCACTTCCCGATGTTTGCCGAGCTGAAGCCCCCGTACTGA
- a CDS encoding spirocyclase AveC family protein, with amino-acid sequence MCVAVAAYVYTTWIVSGDATPVSAGPDRIPAGTHAAMAAFQVLCPVFAATAVFYVVRKSLRERQLCVEAAIVIGSTVAWWHDPLINWFQPTLFYNAGLVNFGNWTENIPGWLSPDGRLMAEPVLMIGMIYIWMPLTMGMIARWAMGRARAKWLALGPVRTFLCGWIAVYVIEFPLEIFAVHHGLVGYPAAIPGVTLWAGQTVQIPLYGPILWSLVLTSSGALMFFRNRQGQVRVESGVETLRWAGPRVKAVLRVLAVTGFLHVVAIGVYDVPFNFAGLYAGPTQTYPTYLRTQFCGPGTPRPCPDGTRFDDR; translated from the coding sequence GTGTGTGTCGCTGTCGCCGCCTACGTCTACACCACCTGGATCGTCTCCGGCGATGCCACGCCGGTCAGTGCCGGCCCCGACCGGATCCCAGCAGGTACGCACGCGGCGATGGCCGCCTTCCAGGTCCTGTGCCCGGTTTTTGCGGCCACCGCGGTCTTCTACGTCGTGCGCAAGAGCCTGCGTGAGCGCCAACTGTGCGTCGAGGCCGCCATCGTCATCGGGTCGACGGTCGCCTGGTGGCACGACCCGCTGATCAACTGGTTCCAGCCCACGCTGTTCTACAACGCCGGCTTGGTCAACTTCGGCAACTGGACCGAGAACATTCCCGGCTGGCTCAGCCCGGACGGGCGATTGATGGCAGAGCCGGTGCTGATGATCGGAATGATCTACATCTGGATGCCGCTGACCATGGGAATGATCGCGCGCTGGGCGATGGGGCGGGCGCGGGCTAAGTGGCTGGCGCTGGGCCCGGTGCGTACGTTCTTATGCGGCTGGATCGCGGTGTACGTCATCGAGTTCCCGCTGGAGATCTTTGCGGTGCACCACGGACTGGTCGGTTATCCCGCGGCGATCCCGGGTGTCACGCTGTGGGCCGGGCAGACGGTTCAGATCCCGCTGTACGGTCCGATCCTTTGGTCGCTGGTGCTGACGTCCAGCGGCGCACTGATGTTCTTCCGGAACAGGCAAGGTCAGGTTCGCGTCGAGAGCGGAGTCGAAACGCTACGTTGGGCCGGGCCCCGTGTGAAGGCGGTGTTGCGAGTGTTGGCGGTTACCGGCTTCCTGCATGTGGTGGCGATCGGCGTCTACGACGTTCCATTCAACTTCGCCGGCCTGTATGCCGGTCCCACGCAGACTTATCCGACGTACCTGCGCACGCAGTTCTGCGGGCCGGGTACTCCTCGTCCCTGCCCGGACGGCACCAGGTTCGATGACCGCTAG
- a CDS encoding cobalamin-dependent protein (Presence of a B(12) (cobalamin)-binding domain implies dependence on cobalamin itself, in one of its several forms, or in some unusual lineages, dependence on a cobalamin-like analog.) — translation MAVRILVAKPGLDGHDRGAKIVARTLRDAGFEVIYTGIRQRIEDIAAIAVQEDVALVGLSILSGAHLALTTRTIEALRAADAADIAVVVGGTIPEADVPKLLEAGAAAVFPTGTPLDILVREIRKLTGSNPEPDLKGTVEPCASE, via the coding sequence ATGGCAGTACGGATTCTAGTGGCCAAGCCCGGGCTCGACGGACACGACCGCGGCGCCAAGATCGTCGCCCGCACCTTGCGCGACGCAGGTTTCGAGGTGATCTACACCGGCATCCGGCAGCGCATCGAAGATATCGCGGCGATCGCGGTGCAAGAAGACGTGGCACTGGTGGGCTTGAGCATCCTCTCCGGTGCACACCTGGCGCTGACCACCCGCACCATCGAAGCGCTGCGCGCCGCCGACGCCGCCGACATCGCCGTCGTGGTCGGTGGGACAATCCCCGAGGCCGACGTGCCCAAACTGCTGGAAGCCGGTGCGGCAGCGGTATTTCCCACCGGGACACCGCTAGACATCCTGGTCCGCGAGATCCGTAAGCTGACCGGCAGCAACCCGGAACCTGACCTGAAGGGAACAGTGGAACCGTGCGCCTCGGAGTGA
- a CDS encoding methylmalonyl-CoA mutase family protein: MDNAAQTSSGIPLAPVYGPEHRRVEPPPPGTYPFTRGNFASGYRGKLWTFRQYSGFGTAEESNRRYRYLLDQGGTGLSVALDLPTQCGFDSDDPEVIEEVGRVGVAIDSLADAEILFDGIPLDKISTSMTINGTAAILLAFYVAAAEKKGIPRAKLTGTIQNDILKEYASRGTWIWPPEPSLRLIADTIEFCAAEVPKFNAISVAGAHFRDAGANAVQEMAFTLADGVTYCDTVVQRGRMSIDEFAPQISFFFYTHGDFFEEIAKYRAGRRRWATIVRERYGAKTDKASMFRFGCVCGGASLYAPQAHNNIVRVAYEAMAAVLGGVQSMFTAAWDEPFALPTEESTTLALRTQQILAYESGVARVADPLGGSYFVEALTDETEARIIEIMDDLERHGGMVHAIEDGYLQGLIADEAYRMHQEIESGARPIVGVNRFVTEEPPPEIATYELDAEGRDLQLKRLSKVRAERDSATAKSSLAALSRAAEGSDNLMPKLIDCANAYCTVGEMVSALKAVWGEFQQPVVF; encoded by the coding sequence ATGGATAACGCAGCTCAGACCTCGTCCGGCATTCCGCTCGCGCCGGTCTACGGGCCGGAGCACCGCCGCGTCGAACCCCCGCCGCCGGGCACCTATCCGTTCACCCGGGGCAACTTCGCGTCCGGGTACCGGGGCAAGCTGTGGACGTTTCGGCAATATTCGGGGTTCGGCACCGCCGAGGAATCCAACCGTCGCTACCGTTACCTGCTCGACCAGGGCGGCACTGGGCTCTCGGTGGCACTCGATTTGCCCACCCAATGCGGCTTCGACTCCGACGATCCGGAGGTCATCGAGGAGGTTGGCCGGGTCGGGGTCGCGATCGACAGCCTGGCCGACGCCGAGATCCTGTTCGACGGCATCCCGCTGGACAAGATCAGCACCAGCATGACTATCAACGGCACCGCGGCGATCCTGCTGGCGTTCTACGTCGCCGCTGCGGAGAAGAAGGGCATACCGCGGGCCAAGCTGACCGGCACTATCCAGAACGACATCCTCAAGGAATACGCCTCGCGTGGCACTTGGATCTGGCCTCCCGAGCCGTCACTGCGGCTGATCGCTGACACCATCGAGTTCTGCGCGGCCGAGGTTCCCAAGTTCAACGCGATCTCGGTGGCCGGGGCCCATTTCCGTGACGCCGGCGCCAACGCCGTGCAGGAGATGGCGTTCACCCTCGCCGACGGCGTCACCTACTGCGACACCGTGGTGCAGCGGGGCCGAATGAGCATCGACGAGTTCGCACCCCAAATTTCGTTCTTCTTCTACACCCACGGCGACTTTTTCGAAGAGATCGCCAAATACCGTGCGGGACGGCGTCGTTGGGCGACAATCGTGCGGGAGCGCTACGGAGCCAAAACCGACAAGGCGTCGATGTTCAGGTTCGGCTGCGTGTGTGGCGGTGCCTCGCTGTATGCGCCCCAGGCCCACAACAACATCGTGCGGGTGGCCTACGAGGCGATGGCGGCAGTGCTCGGTGGGGTGCAGTCGATGTTCACCGCCGCCTGGGACGAGCCGTTCGCCCTGCCCACCGAGGAGTCCACCACGCTGGCGCTGCGCACCCAGCAGATCCTCGCCTACGAGAGCGGGGTGGCGCGGGTCGCCGACCCGCTCGGCGGGTCCTACTTCGTGGAGGCGCTGACCGACGAAACCGAGGCCCGCATCATCGAGATCATGGATGACCTCGAACGGCATGGCGGCATGGTGCACGCCATCGAAGACGGATACCTGCAAGGCCTGATCGCCGACGAGGCTTACCGCATGCACCAGGAGATCGAATCCGGCGCGCGGCCGATCGTTGGGGTCAACCGGTTCGTCACCGAGGAGCCACCCCCGGAGATCGCGACCTACGAACTCGACGCCGAAGGACGCGACCTGCAACTTAAGCGGTTGTCCAAGGTTCGGGCTGAAAGAGATTCTGCCACAGCGAAATCCAGCTTGGCCGCACTGTCACGCGCCGCGGAGGGCAGCGACAACCTTATGCCCAAGCTGATCGACTGTGCCAACGCCTACTGCACGGTCGGGGAGATGGTGTCCGCGCTCAAGGCGGTATGGGGAGAATTCCAGCAACCGGTGGTGTTTTAG
- a CDS encoding ferredoxin--NADP reductase, whose product MAELHAFQQATVARVIKETADTRTFVLVPHQEPFFYRAGQYCTFRVRVDGQELYRSYSMSSAPETDPQLMTTVKRVPGGKVSNWLVDNVAEGDELTMTRAAGTFCLQPTSVPLLAFAGGSGITPILSLAKSALATTDRVVRVLCADRDRESVIFGEVMDELAERYAGRLSVLRHIDAEQGLIDADAVRDRVGSDVDADNYVCGPEGFMAVVRSALPGPGRVFVEDFDIAPTIKPPPVGEEAEAKAAGTVTIYLERKKVSVPRVAGETLLETARRAGLTPPFSCEQGNCGTCMARLTEGHATMRANDALTDDEVEDGYILTCQGVPDTPSVTVRYE is encoded by the coding sequence ATGGCGGAACTGCATGCGTTCCAACAGGCGACGGTGGCCCGGGTAATCAAGGAAACCGCCGACACCCGCACGTTCGTGCTGGTACCCCACCAGGAGCCGTTTTTCTACCGTGCCGGCCAGTACTGCACCTTCCGCGTCCGTGTGGATGGTCAGGAGCTGTATCGGTCGTATTCGATGTCCAGCGCGCCCGAGACCGATCCCCAGCTGATGACCACCGTCAAGCGGGTGCCCGGCGGCAAGGTGTCCAACTGGCTGGTGGACAACGTCGCGGAGGGCGACGAACTCACGATGACGCGAGCCGCGGGAACCTTCTGCTTGCAGCCGACCTCGGTGCCGTTGCTGGCTTTCGCCGGCGGCAGCGGCATCACACCGATTCTGTCGCTGGCAAAAAGCGCGCTGGCCACCACGGATCGGGTGGTGCGGGTGCTGTGCGCCGATCGGGATCGGGAATCGGTGATCTTCGGCGAGGTGATGGACGAGCTGGCCGAGCGCTATGCAGGCCGGCTGTCGGTGCTGCGCCACATCGACGCCGAGCAAGGATTGATCGACGCCGACGCGGTGCGGGATCGGGTGGGCTCCGACGTCGACGCGGACAACTATGTGTGCGGTCCGGAGGGCTTCATGGCGGTGGTGCGCTCCGCGCTGCCCGGGCCGGGCCGTGTTTTCGTCGAGGATTTCGACATTGCACCGACGATCAAGCCCCCACCCGTCGGCGAGGAGGCTGAGGCTAAGGCAGCCGGCACGGTGACGATCTACCTTGAGCGCAAGAAGGTATCCGTGCCCCGGGTGGCCGGCGAGACGCTGCTGGAAACGGCGCGCCGGGCCGGCCTGACGCCACCGTTCAGCTGCGAGCAGGGTAACTGCGGAACCTGCATGGCCCGGCTCACCGAAGGCCATGCCACCATGCGAGCCAACGACGCGCTCACCGACGACGAGGTAGAAGACGGCTACATTCTGACGTGCCAGGGCGTACCGGACACGCCATCGGTGACGGTGCGCTACGAGTGA
- a CDS encoding CaiB/BaiF CoA transferase family protein: MTAPLAGIRILEVGTMLAGPYATMLLADLGAEVIKIEPPGGEISRQVSDSYFASLNRNKASICLDLNAPEGQARLGELVAQSHALLVNLKPSAIRRLGLTYDALRRHNERIVCVAITGFGLDGGDDPAFDYVIQAATGVAALTGEPDGPPTLPGYSSADNSTGLAAALGLLAQITSGQGGQVDVSLRDVMLSQLNYHAAAYLNDGVEPQRRPFGAHSYYVPAQMFPTAGGYLALFVTHDGFWKSFATEANIDGFETMAERVARRDEVLAAVTAALAKDTAANWERRLRPLGVPAAAVRTLPQALNATPEIVVTAGDFRLVGNPIRISGYQPYYRPPPQLD, translated from the coding sequence ATGACGGCACCGCTGGCCGGGATCCGGATCCTTGAGGTCGGCACCATGCTGGCCGGGCCGTATGCCACCATGCTGCTGGCCGACCTCGGCGCCGAGGTGATCAAGATCGAACCGCCCGGCGGTGAAATCTCCCGCCAGGTCTCCGACAGCTACTTTGCCAGCCTTAACCGCAACAAGGCCAGCATCTGCCTGGACCTGAATGCACCCGAGGGCCAAGCCCGGCTAGGTGAGCTTGTCGCGCAATCCCATGCGCTGCTGGTGAATCTGAAGCCGTCGGCGATCCGTCGGCTGGGGCTGACCTACGATGCGCTGCGGCGGCACAACGAGCGGATCGTCTGCGTGGCGATCACCGGCTTCGGGCTGGACGGCGGCGACGACCCGGCCTTCGACTACGTGATTCAGGCCGCCACCGGCGTTGCCGCGTTGACCGGCGAGCCGGACGGACCGCCGACGTTGCCCGGCTACTCCTCGGCGGACAACTCCACCGGGCTGGCGGCCGCGCTCGGGTTGCTGGCACAGATCACCTCGGGTCAGGGCGGCCAGGTAGACGTGTCGCTGCGTGACGTGATGCTTTCCCAGCTCAACTACCATGCCGCGGCCTACCTCAATGACGGTGTCGAGCCGCAGCGCCGGCCCTTCGGTGCCCACTCGTATTATGTTCCGGCACAAATGTTTCCGACAGCCGGTGGCTATCTGGCGCTGTTCGTCACCCATGACGGCTTTTGGAAATCCTTTGCCACAGAGGCGAATATCGACGGATTTGAGACGATGGCCGAGCGAGTGGCGCGCCGCGACGAGGTGCTCGCCGCCGTCACCGCAGCTTTGGCCAAGGACACGGCCGCCAACTGGGAGCGGCGGCTGCGGCCGCTGGGCGTGCCGGCGGCGGCTGTTCGGACGTTACCGCAAGCGCTTAACGCCACACCCGAGATCGTCGTGACCGCAGGCGATTTCCGTCTCGTCGGCAACCCGATCCGGATTTCGGGTTATCAGCCGTACTATCGGCCACCGCCGCAGCTGGATTAA
- a CDS encoding antitoxin Xre/MbcA/ParS toxin-binding domain-containing protein has translation MPVSTQEKVAALSRDFGSQRRLAELLGVNAAQITRWRRGEGIDDINAGRVDLLDLVMARLLRLYSGAAAERWLVGMNPSLGGRRPIDLIRRDQTREVLDAIANEQAGSFA, from the coding sequence GTGCCCGTTTCAACGCAAGAAAAAGTCGCCGCGCTCAGCCGCGACTTCGGATCCCAGCGCCGCCTAGCCGAACTGCTCGGTGTCAATGCCGCCCAAATCACCCGATGGCGCCGAGGCGAAGGGATCGACGACATCAACGCCGGCCGCGTCGACCTGCTTGATCTCGTCATGGCGCGCCTCTTGCGCCTCTATTCCGGCGCAGCCGCCGAACGCTGGCTCGTCGGGATGAACCCAAGCCTGGGAGGCCGCCGCCCCATCGACCTCATCCGTCGCGACCAAACCCGGGAAGTGCTAGACGCCATCGCCAACGAGCAAGCCGGCAGCTTCGCTTGA
- a CDS encoding thioredoxin family protein, whose protein sequence is MVAVHSTMVPLGTRVPDFRLPDAQGKLHGPADVAGAAGLLVAFVCNHCPFVIHIGPTLGQRARQWMDQGLAVLAINANDIAAYPQDGPEHMPAFAEQNGWSFPYLLDETQEVARTFRAACTPDLFLFDRDRKLAYRGQFDASRPGNNRPVTGDDLDRAVQAVLAGQPVPGDQVPSVGCNIKWKPGNEPDYGPAGATG, encoded by the coding sequence ATGGTTGCTGTTCACTCGACGATGGTTCCCCTGGGCACCCGGGTGCCCGATTTCCGGCTCCCCGACGCGCAGGGAAAGCTGCACGGCCCGGCCGACGTGGCCGGGGCCGCGGGCCTGCTGGTGGCCTTCGTCTGCAACCACTGCCCGTTCGTCATCCACATCGGGCCCACCCTCGGGCAGCGGGCCCGCCAGTGGATGGATCAGGGTCTGGCCGTGCTGGCGATCAACGCCAACGACATCGCCGCCTACCCGCAAGACGGGCCCGAGCACATGCCTGCCTTTGCCGAGCAGAACGGGTGGAGCTTCCCTTACCTGCTGGATGAGACCCAGGAAGTCGCTCGCACGTTTCGGGCCGCCTGCACTCCGGATCTGTTCCTCTTCGATAGGGACCGCAAGCTGGCCTACCGAGGCCAGTTCGACGCGAGTCGGCCGGGCAACAACCGGCCAGTCACCGGCGATGACCTCGACCGGGCCGTCCAGGCGGTGCTGGCGGGTCAGCCGGTCCCCGGCGACCAGGTCCCCAGCGTCGGCTGCAACATCAAATGGAAACCGGGCAACGAGCCCGACTACGGGCCCGCGGGAGCCACCGGCTAG
- a CDS encoding amidase: MAIRRPSETDIASAAQHFGFHFDAEGLATYTAAAGFMLASYDAVDELYEQFARPRTPERAYAFPADNPLGAWYVTTEVASGADGALSGRRVAIKDNIAVAGIPMMNGSRAVEGFIPSRDATVVQRLLDAGAIIVGKSVCEDLCCSGSSFTSACGPVRNPWDPTREAGGSSSGSAALVAAGEVELALGGDQGGSVRIPASLCGIVGHKPTHGLVPYTGAFPIERTIDHLGPMTRTVADAALLLTVIAGSDGQDPRQRHDVPVVDYRAALTGDVAGLRVGLLTEGFGQPGSRPEVDELVRSAARRFTEIGCAVGEISVPWHRDAFHMFTVIITDGASYQMLDGNGYGLGVDGLYDPELMAHFATQRLAKADQFSSAVKAVALGGHYGLKSLGGACYAKARNLLPHVRAAYDDALEQYDVLVMPTVPDTADTLPAGGPQDVTLLANAHGKAINTAPMDLTGHPAISVPAGLVDGLPVGMMIVGKRFDDATVLRAAHAFEMLCGGFPVAPGTKARS; the protein is encoded by the coding sequence ATGGCGATTCGGCGACCATCGGAAACGGACATCGCGTCGGCGGCCCAACATTTCGGATTTCATTTCGACGCCGAGGGGCTGGCAACGTATACCGCGGCCGCCGGATTCATGCTGGCGTCCTACGACGCGGTTGACGAGCTATACGAGCAGTTCGCCCGCCCGCGCACCCCCGAGCGCGCCTACGCTTTCCCGGCCGACAATCCGCTGGGCGCCTGGTATGTCACCACCGAAGTCGCATCCGGTGCCGACGGAGCGCTGTCGGGCCGGCGGGTGGCGATCAAGGACAACATCGCCGTCGCTGGGATCCCGATGATGAACGGGTCGCGGGCAGTGGAGGGTTTCATACCCAGCCGGGACGCCACCGTCGTGCAGCGGCTGCTGGACGCCGGGGCGATCATCGTCGGCAAGAGCGTCTGCGAAGACCTGTGCTGCTCGGGGTCCAGCTTCACCTCGGCCTGCGGACCGGTGCGCAACCCGTGGGACCCTACGCGCGAAGCGGGCGGATCGTCCAGCGGGAGTGCGGCGCTGGTCGCCGCCGGCGAAGTGGAGCTGGCCCTCGGCGGCGACCAGGGCGGGTCGGTGCGTATTCCCGCGTCGCTGTGCGGCATCGTCGGGCACAAGCCGACTCATGGCCTGGTGCCTTACACCGGAGCGTTCCCCATCGAGCGCACGATCGATCACCTCGGCCCGATGACCCGCACCGTGGCCGACGCGGCGCTGCTACTGACGGTTATTGCCGGATCGGACGGCCAAGACCCGCGTCAGCGTCACGACGTTCCGGTCGTCGACTACCGTGCCGCGCTCACCGGCGACGTTGCCGGGCTGCGCGTGGGCCTCCTCACCGAGGGATTCGGCCAGCCCGGCTCACGCCCAGAGGTCGATGAGCTGGTTCGGTCAGCGGCGCGACGGTTCACCGAAATCGGCTGCGCGGTCGGCGAAATCAGCGTGCCCTGGCACCGTGATGCGTTTCATATGTTCACCGTGATCATCACCGACGGCGCCAGCTATCAGATGCTGGACGGCAACGGATACGGGCTCGGCGTGGACGGGCTGTACGACCCAGAGCTGATGGCCCACTTTGCAACTCAACGGTTGGCCAAGGCAGATCAGTTCTCCAGCGCTGTCAAGGCGGTGGCGTTGGGCGGCCACTATGGGCTGAAAAGCCTTGGCGGCGCGTGCTATGCGAAGGCACGCAATCTGCTGCCACACGTACGCGCCGCGTACGACGACGCGCTCGAGCAATACGACGTGCTGGTGATGCCGACAGTCCCTGACACGGCCGACACTCTTCCGGCCGGCGGCCCTCAGGATGTCACGCTGCTCGCGAACGCGCACGGCAAGGCCATCAACACCGCGCCGATGGACCTCACGGGTCACCCGGCAATCTCGGTGCCGGCCGGCCTCGTCGACGGGCTGCCGGTCGGAATGATGATCGTGGGCAAGCGATTCGACGACGCCACCGTGTTGCGCGCCGCCCACGCCTTCGAGATGCTGTGCGGCGGCTTTCCCGTCGCACCGGGAACTAAGGCGAGATCTTGA
- a CDS encoding M15 family metallopeptidase: MACSYGCAGRASADVPPLSAQAQAAGFVDVRSIVPNAITDLRYATPNNFTGAPLYPADARCLVHESMAPGLAAAAAALRPQGEVLVFWDCYRPHDVQVEMFKAVPNPAWVARPGPYASSHEAGRSVDVTMASVQGQCPSERQVGGLCLLDMGTDFDDFSPRAKAFATEGVSPTAQTNRASLRNAMSLGGLTVYSGEWWHFDGPGAAVERPILAVPVN; this comes from the coding sequence ATGGCTTGCAGTTACGGTTGCGCTGGACGCGCCAGCGCCGACGTCCCCCCGCTGAGCGCACAGGCGCAAGCGGCGGGTTTCGTGGATGTCCGGTCCATCGTCCCCAACGCGATCACCGACCTGCGTTACGCGACACCCAACAACTTCACCGGTGCGCCTTTGTACCCGGCTGATGCCCGCTGCCTGGTGCACGAGTCCATGGCTCCGGGACTTGCGGCGGCCGCGGCGGCGTTGCGTCCGCAGGGAGAGGTGCTCGTCTTCTGGGACTGCTACCGGCCACACGACGTCCAGGTCGAGATGTTCAAGGCTGTCCCGAACCCGGCGTGGGTGGCGCGGCCCGGCCCCTACGCGAGCAGCCATGAGGCGGGCCGTTCGGTGGACGTGACGATGGCTAGCGTGCAAGGACAATGCCCGTCCGAGCGCCAGGTCGGCGGACTGTGCCTGCTCGACATGGGAACCGACTTCGACGACTTTTCGCCCCGCGCGAAAGCATTCGCCACCGAAGGAGTTAGCCCAACCGCCCAAACGAACCGGGCCAGCCTGCGCAACGCCATGAGCCTCGGTGGGCTGACGGTCTACTCCGGTGAGTGGTGGCATTTCGACGGACCGGGCGCGGCCGTAGAACGCCCGATCCTCGCCGTCCCGGTGAACTAG